In Desulfovibrio sp. UIB00, the sequence ACGTGGCGGTAGCCCATGAATACATCGCTGACATACACGCCCTTGCGCAGCACTTCCGAGAACCAGGGGGCCTCGGAATAATTGGCGTCCCGCAGGTCAAACGGCCCCACATAGGAAACATGGCGACCATCCATACCGATAATGCCCAGATCAACAAACGAGCGACTGTTGCTTTGCATTACGCTGAAAATTTCGCTCAGGCGCGCTGGATTGCTGAGATCAGAATATGGGTGGGTGAAGGCCAGATTTTTGACCTGCGCGATGCGCTCCACCATAAAGGTATCAAGGGCGCGGTGCTTGCTGCTGATGACAGCCTCAATGCCCGCAGTGATTTTTTCGTCATAGATGGCGCTGAGCCTGTCCAGACAAAACATCCCCAGAGCAGCCAGCGGCGTAAGCGCCATGAGCAGCAGCGTTATCAGCAAACGGCGGTATATGGCCCTGTAGCCTCTGTGGGATGCAGGCACGGTGGACGACATTAACGGGCCTCCTGGGATGGAGAATCAGCAACGCCAGCCAGGGATTCCCCCCTGAAAAGCGCCCGGCAGTGGGCCAGCATTTCCTGGCGGCGGGCCGCAACCTGGCCTGGGTCCTGCATGATCATGTCGAGCTGGCGGGTGTGGATGGTCATATACCCTGCCACCGCCAGCAGGCGCTCGCCTTCTTCCTTGTCCAGATCCTTGAGCGTGGCGCTCACGGCATCATTGCGCACAACGGGTGAAAAACCGAACTCCCAAAGAATATCGGCCACAAAGCGTACCCGCAGAATACGGCGCTCAATGTCGGCAGCGCCGCCGCGCAACTGGAAATTCAGGTAGTTCTCGCTGGTGCGCTCTGAAAGGCGCGCCTCAACCGAAACAAAATGGAAGCCAAAGCGGGAATGCAGGCTGCAATAATCGCTGGAGATAAGAAAATAATTTTTTTCAGTGAAATACGCCGTCTGCGCGGCAGGATCCAGATTGGGATTGGCCGTGGCCTCAAAAAGCACGGAAAGAAACCCCTTGCCGTCCACAGGCGGCGGCCCCTGCCAGGGGTGGGCGTTCATGCCCTGCCACAAGGCCAGCATGGGCAGGGAGGCAATGTCTTCCACGTCAATGACAGGCCCGCTGGGGGTACGCACAAAGCCATCGCTGAGGTTGACCACCCAGAACTGTTTGATCACCTTGTCGCGCAGTTGCTTGATGCGTTGCGGGGCGTACTTTTTTTCCGAGCCAAGGCTGAACATGGCGCTCACGGCCTTTTCGTGGCAATAGCGCACAATGTCGTGATACGTTGCGCAGTTAGCCGCCTTGAAGTCCACGCTGTCCACCTCAAGCGTCAGGGGCAGAATACGGCGGGAGGCGGTTTGCAAAATCTGGTATACGGGGCTGCCGGGCATATAGTCCTTGCCCGGAGGTACCTTGGGCAACAGGGAATCCTGCCGGTTTTCGTATACTGTGCGCAGGTCAGCGCAAAGGGTGATGCGCTGACCGCTTTCCACCACTTCCGTGGCCCATTTAAGGCCAAAGACGGCGGGCTTGCCGAACTCCCGCGCCAGCGAAGCCAGACGCGACCCCTGAAAACCGCGCTCCGCCACAATTCCGGCGGCGCGGTCAATGAGCGAACCCCAAATGTAGTTGTCGTCCGGCACCACAAGGATGCCGCCGGTGGGGAACCTGCGCGCGTCTTCCCAGCGGCGGGCCACCCAGGCAGGGCCGGATACGCGGCCCGGATTGACAGTAAATCCCCCTTCCAGCAGCAGGGCATCGTCCAGCGCCCTGGACGGTTCAGGCAAGGCAGGCTCCGGCAAGGCGGGGTCTTCCTCCTGAGGCAAGGACATGGGCCGCGCCATGAGCATAAAAACATGGCCTTCGGGGTTGCATGCCCAGGTGAGCACCTCGGGCCTTCCGGCGGCTTCTTCCACTGCGAGGGCAAGTTCTGCGGCACGTACGGCGGTGGCATCGTCCAGCACCGGGCGCTTGGCTTTATAAGGACGGCGGTCTGTCACCGTGTGCGGCGCCGCGCGCGAAACACTTATGGCGTCAACAGGCATGGTGGAATACTCCACCTCCTGCGGCAGGCCCGCGCATCCGTAGACATGCACGTTTTCGCTGTGCGGGGTCAATGGCGCAGATGACTGGGCAATGCCGCCAAAACAGCCCTCATCCACCGCCATACAGGTGAGGCAGACGCCAGCCCCTCCTTCTGTCAGCCCGCGCGCACGGCGGTAAACCAGAGCCTGAGCGCGCTGCTTGCTGGACAGGGTTACGCGCACCGCGCGCAAAATATCATCGTCATGCGCTTGCAACGAAACAGGCGGCCCCCACAGCACAACGCCGCAGCCTTCGCCCTCACCTGCGGCAGGCGGCCATACGCGCCCGCGCAGCAAAAGCTGCATGGGCTTGCTGCAAAGGCCACGTAAACGCTGCACCTGCTCAAGGATGGCAGCGGCAAGGTCTTCCGGCAGGGGGGTTCCCTCCACCAGCGCGCCCAACTTTTTGGAAAGCCGCGCAAGATGGTTGGGGGCCAGGCCGCCAGCAGCCTGAATGCAGCGGTTGATCTCGCTTTGCAGGTCGCCGCTCTGAAAATAGTGCTGACACCCCGCCGCCGTGACCACAAAGCCCTGCGGCACAGCACCGGGGAAAATGGGGCGCAGTTTCTCAAGCCGGGCGGTTGCAGGATCCACCAGCACCCGCCCCTCGCTGTGCAGAGCTGCCAGGCATCCGGCATCGTCCTGACACAGGGGAACAACCAGCGGCCCGAGCAGGCAGGCTTCCGGCTCGTACACTTCTTCCGCCACCAGCTTTTGCAATTCGCCAAAGCGTGCGTAAAGGGCCGGGCAAGGCGCGGGATCAAGCCGTTCAAGCTGCTTGATACACTGAAAAACCTGGGTGGCCATAGAGGTACAGAGCGCCCGCACACGATACAGGCCAAAAGGATGATCGCAGCAAAGCGTGTATTCCAGATCGGTCATGGTTTCCTGAAAGGCGTTCCATGCCGTGAGAAACAGACGGAAGGAGTGGTGCCGCAAGGCAAAAAAGCGTTGGGCTTCCTCCGCCGCGCTGACGGAAGAAGAGGAAACGGCTTCGTCGCCCCGGCGGGCGCCTCGCGTTAAAAAGCCCAACAGACGGCTCAGGGACATGGCGGCTCCACAAGATAAGGCTGTAAACCTGCGGCAACGCAAAAAACCGCGCAGCGCCAACAGTTACACATTGAACCTAGCACAGCACTAAGCCGCCTTCAAGCTGCATGTGACAGAATTCCCATTCTCAAAAAAACAAATGTGGAAAAGAAAATTATGGATAAAACTACAGCGGCGCAACGCCGTTGGGCTGTTGCGGTACAGGCATGCCGCCCTGCGGATTGCCTTGGGGATCGCCCTGCTGGCCATCGTCCATATCGGCCAGAGCGCGCATTTGGGCCATGCACTGCTCCACAAACTGGGGTTCGCCCACATCCTGCCGCAAAAAGGCGTTGATGTCCGGCATCTTGGCAATGGCCGCGTCAATCTCCGCATTGGAGCCTTTGGCGTAGGCCCCGATATTGATCATGTCTTCCACGCGGCGGAAGGTGCTCATGCAGCGGGTGACAACACGGCCCGCGAGAACATCCTGCCGGTCGCAGATGTCGGAACGCAGACGGCTGATGGAACGCAGCACGTCAATGGCGGGAAAATGCCCCTGGTCGGCCAGATCGCGGGTAAGCACAATATGCCCGTCAAGGATGGAACGCACGGAGTCGGCGATGGGTTCGTTAAAGTCGTCGCCGTCCACAAGTACGGTATAAATCCCTGTGATGGTCCCCTTGGCGGAACGCCCTGCCCGTTCCAGCAGCTTGGGCAACTGGGCAAAAACCGAGGGCGTATAGCCCTTGGTGGTGGGCGGCTCGCCAACAGCCAGCCCCACTTCGCGGGCAGCCATGGCAAAACGGGTTACGGAGTCCATCATCAGCAGCACGTCCATACCCTTATCGCGGAAATATTCCGAAACAGCCGTGGCGGCATAGGCCGCGCGCATACGCACAAGAGGAGACTGGTCTGACGTGGCGATAACCAGCACGGAGCGGGCCATGCCCTCGGGGCCGAGATCGCGCTCCATAAATTCCACAACTTCGCGACCGCGTTCGCCAATGAGGGCAATGACGTTGACATCAGCGCGGGTGTAGCGGGCCATCATGCCCATGAGCGTGGATTTGCCCACGCCCGAACCGGCCATGATGCCCACGCGCTGCCCCTTGCCAAGGGTCAGCAGGCTGTTGACCGAGCGCACGCCCACATCAAGAATATCGGTAATGCGCGGGCGTTGCAGGGGGCTTGGCGGATCGGCATAGATGGGCACCAGCTCCGGATTCCAGTTTTTGCGGGCCTCCTCAAGCCAGTGGGGCACAAAGGGGCGCTGCTCTTCCTGCTGGCGGAGAAAATCTTCTCTGGAGCTTTCCCCCGCTGGAAGAGGTGAAACGTAGAGTTCCGCACTTATGGGCGCACCGGCATCCAGCGGGGTACCGAAAGCGTCAAAGGCGCGGCCCAGCAAATCCGGCCCTACCGGGAATACCGGGGGCAGACTTGTGTTGCGGATACGGCTGCCGGGGCGGATGCCCCGCATGTCGCCATAGGGCATGAACAGCAGATTGCCCTCGCGAAAGCCCACAACTTCTGCGGCGATGCCGTCGTCGCCTTCATCGGGCAGCATATGGCATACGGCCCCAAGGGGCGCGCGCAAACCGCTGCCCTCGGCCACAAGGCCCACAACCTTGTTGACCTTGCCGTAGAGACGAACAGGGGTGCTTGTTTTGAGCAGCTTTATGCAGGAATCAGGGTCAAGCTTCATGGCTGGCTATCCCGGCTGGCCGTTGCCCGAGCCGGGCAGGAAGCCCCCGCTGACAAAGACGCTGGAAGAAGATTGCGAGACGTGTTCCGTTTCCTCTTCCGGCAGGGGAAATAGCTCGTCCTCAAGCTCGGCAAGGCTGGGATTGGCGTTGATCTCCGCTGCCTGAGCATGGGCAGGTTGTGGAGCCTGCTCCTGTGCGGGCTGCCCTTCAATACCATCAACAGGCTGCGCCATCGGGGCCGGGGATGATTCTGCAACCTGCTCGTCTGCCTGCACTCCGGGTTCGGGCATGGAATCCTGCATTATTTCGGGCGAGGCATTGGCAGAAGGAACTGCGGCATCTGGCTGTGCGGCAACATCAACTGGCGCAGGTTCCTGCCCTTGCTCAAAAGATTCAGCGGCAGCAGCCACATCAACAGGCCCGGATGCGGGCAAAATTTCGTCATGAGCGAGGCCAGTGCCATCCTGACCGACAAAAGCGGCCTGCTCTGGCAGCGCATCTTGGGCCATACCTGGTGCAGATTCGGGCGCAAATTCCGGCCCGGATTCCGGCGAGGTATCAGCCGCCAGAGTTTCAGCAGAATGTTCTGCCAGATGTTCTGGCAACAGTTCCGGCTGGCCCATCGTATCGACAGGCTCAACGGGCAGTTCTGGCTCTGGCTCCACCACAGGTGCAGCCTCGGGCACGACTTGCGTCAGCCGCGCAGATTCACGCGCAGCGGTGGCGCTCACCTCTTCCCCCGCCTTTTCTTCCTCTGAGCGCGGCGGCAAGGTCAGATGCTCCAGAATGCCGTTGACCATTTCGCGGTAATGTTCGCGCAGATTTTCCACCGAACCGCTGACGCTCTCGGCCACAAGGCCGCCAGCCTCAACAGAAGGATCGCCGTTCACGATCCACTGGCTCAGTTCGGGCACACGCTCGCGGGCGGCCCGAAACAGGTCGCTCACGGTGTCTTCGTCATCGGGGTGCACGCGGATGCTCACGGTGGCGCGGTCTTCCAGCAATTGCAGGGAACCAAAGACCAGATTCTGCAAAATGCGCTGATGTTCTGCCTGCAAAATCCAGCCAGTTCCGGCCTCAACGGCCACGCGGGCCAGCTCGGCCAGTTCGTCGCGCCAGGCTTCACCAAGGCTGTGCCGCTGCGCCTCAAGAGCGCGCAGCATGTTGCCGAGCATCTGCCCCACATCGACGCGGAACTCCTTAAGCTCGGCCCCGGCCTGCTCCATGCCCGCCTGAAAGCCCTCATTATGCGCATTACTGCGGATAAACTCGGCTTCTTCGCGCAGATCACGGGCCTTGCCGTGCTCGGCCTCGGCCTCGGCCAGTTCTGCCTGCGCCTGAGCCTTCAGCTCTTTCGCTTCGCGCGTGAACTGCTCCACGCGGGCCTGAGCCTCTGCCCCGGCCTCCTCCAGAACCTTCTGCCTTTCGGCATAGGCTGCGCCAAGAATTTCGCGCGCGCGTTGCTCGGCCCTGGCGCGCACCCGAGCAAGATAGTCCTCCTGCTGCTGGTGCTGGGCGCGTTCACGGAGCAAGGGTTCCTGCATGGCGTCAAGCTGCTGAGGTGTAGCCTCGCGCTCGCCCATGAAGATGGTGCCCCATTTTTTGCGCAACTGGTCTGACGCCATGCCGGGTTCCGATGGTTACAGATTCTGCGGCTGGCCGCTACACAAACACGTCGCCAGCGCCACGGCTGATGACAAGCTTGTTTTCGCCTTCAAGCCGCCGCACGATCTTGACGACATTCTGCTGGGCCGATTCCACGTCCGAGAGTTTGGCCGGCCCCATGAATTCCAGTTCTTCGCGAATCATGTTGCCCGCGCGTTCCGACATATTCTTGAAGAATTTTTCCTTGAGGTCGTCGCTGGCGCCGCGCAGGGCTAGGGTAAGATCTTCGTTGGAAATTTCCTTCAGCATTTCGCGTACGCCACGGTCGTCAATATTCTTGCAGTCCTCAAAGACAAACATGAGGTTGCGGATATCTTCGGCCATCTGCGCGGAATCTTCTTCGATTTCGGAGAGCACTTCTTCTTCTGTGGCGCGGTCCACAGCATTGAGAATTTCTGCCACAGATTGCACGCCGCCCACTTTTTTGCCTTCCTTGCCGCCCATGGCGATAAGCTGGCTTGTGAGCACCTTGTCCACTTCCATGAGCATTTCTTCCGGCACGGCTTCAAGCCGCGCAAGGCGCATGAGCACCTCTGCGCGCACACCTGCGGGAAGGTTTGTCAATAAATTGGCGGCCTGATCCGGATGCAGATGACCAATGATCAAAGCCAGGGTTTGCGGATGCTCGTTGCGCAGAATCTGTGAAAGCAGCTTGGGGCTGACCGATTCCAGCTCGCGGAAGGGCGCGGGACCGGTTTCAAGGCTCAGGGAGTCCATAACGTACTTGGCGGTTTCAGGATCAAGGTTTTTGACCAGCAGACGCTTCAGCGTGTCGCTGCCGCCCGTGATCATATCCACGCCTTCAACCAGCGATTCATGGAACTCGCGCAGCACTTCTTCGACTGTTTCGCGCGGCACAGGCTCCAATTCCACGATAGCTCTGGAGATGTCGGCTATTTCCTGCCGGTCCATGCGTTTGAACACGTCAGCCGTGAATTTGTCGCCCATGGCGAGCAGCAGCACTGCAGTACGCTGTTTGCCGGTCAACTCCATCTCCCTACTCCTTCACCGAGATCCGCACTAGGCTGCTCGGGGTTGCTCATTCCTTGTCTGCAAGCCAGCGCTTGATAAGCCGCACGGCCTGATCCATATGCTGCTCGGTAATGTGGAAGAGCCGCATTTTCAATTCCTCAACGCGCTGATTGCTTTCTTTTTGCGCAAGGCGCAAGGCCTTGAGCTGCGAGAGCGTCGAGCTGCTTTCCGTCAATTGACGGTTTGATGCTTTAGGCGGTAGCTGTTTCATCGTTTTTCATCCAGCCGCGCACCAGCATCACCACCTGCTCCATATGATTATCAGAAAGGGTGAAAATGTGCGACTTCAAGGCTTCAATATCTTTGAAAACCAGTTCATCGTCTTCTTCGTCCGCGCCGATTTCATCATCTGCCTTGGAGGCCTCTTCAAGAGCCTCATACAGAGCCAGCTGTTCTTCGGCTGCGGGCAGGCCTTCAAGCCCCTCAATCATTTCACCGGCTTCAACCTTGGGCCGGATGAGGGCCAGAACCACAGGCCGCACCACAAGCATGAGGAACAAGAAGGCCAGCAGCGCGTTGAGCAGGGGCTTGCCCAGCCGTTCGGCATAATCGGCCAGCATTTCGGCAAAATTGGGATCCTTGGGCGGCTCGGAATCCGTAAACGGAGCGGAGCTTACTTCCAGAGCATCGCCACGGGCCTTGTCCAGACCCACGGCATTGGTAACAAGCTGGCGCACTCGCTCAAGGTCATCGGCCTTGCGCGGCACAAATGTCCACGCTCCGCTGGTCTTTTCATACGTCCCATCGATAAGGACTGCAACCGTCATGCGCTTTAAATCGCCCACATTAGATACGATTTGCTGCTCTTCCTTGTTAATTTCGTAGTTGGTGGTGCGGGTTTCGCGGCTGCCGTTCTGCTGTGAAACAGATCCGGCTATGCCATCACCACGAAAGTTGGCGTCCGGCGAGCCGCCCTCAAGA encodes:
- a CDS encoding PEP/pyruvate-binding domain-containing protein produces the protein MSLSRLLGFLTRGARRGDEAVSSSSVSAAEEAQRFFALRHHSFRLFLTAWNAFQETMTDLEYTLCCDHPFGLYRVRALCTSMATQVFQCIKQLERLDPAPCPALYARFGELQKLVAEEVYEPEACLLGPLVVPLCQDDAGCLAALHSEGRVLVDPATARLEKLRPIFPGAVPQGFVVTAAGCQHYFQSGDLQSEINRCIQAAGGLAPNHLARLSKKLGALVEGTPLPEDLAAAILEQVQRLRGLCSKPMQLLLRGRVWPPAAGEGEGCGVVLWGPPVSLQAHDDDILRAVRVTLSSKQRAQALVYRRARGLTEGGAGVCLTCMAVDEGCFGGIAQSSAPLTPHSENVHVYGCAGLPQEVEYSTMPVDAISVSRAAPHTVTDRRPYKAKRPVLDDATAVRAAELALAVEEAAGRPEVLTWACNPEGHVFMLMARPMSLPQEEDPALPEPALPEPSRALDDALLLEGGFTVNPGRVSGPAWVARRWEDARRFPTGGILVVPDDNYIWGSLIDRAAGIVAERGFQGSRLASLAREFGKPAVFGLKWATEVVESGQRITLCADLRTVYENRQDSLLPKVPPGKDYMPGSPVYQILQTASRRILPLTLEVDSVDFKAANCATYHDIVRYCHEKAVSAMFSLGSEKKYAPQRIKQLRDKVIKQFWVVNLSDGFVRTPSGPVIDVEDIASLPMLALWQGMNAHPWQGPPPVDGKGFLSVLFEATANPNLDPAAQTAYFTEKNYFLISSDYCSLHSRFGFHFVSVEARLSERTSENYLNFQLRGGAADIERRILRVRFVADILWEFGFSPVVRNDAVSATLKDLDKEEGERLLAVAGYMTIHTRQLDMIMQDPGQVAARRQEMLAHCRALFRGESLAGVADSPSQEAR
- a CDS encoding FliI/YscN family ATPase encodes the protein MKLDPDSCIKLLKTSTPVRLYGKVNKVVGLVAEGSGLRAPLGAVCHMLPDEGDDGIAAEVVGFREGNLLFMPYGDMRGIRPGSRIRNTSLPPVFPVGPDLLGRAFDAFGTPLDAGAPISAELYVSPLPAGESSREDFLRQQEEQRPFVPHWLEEARKNWNPELVPIYADPPSPLQRPRITDILDVGVRSVNSLLTLGKGQRVGIMAGSGVGKSTLMGMMARYTRADVNVIALIGERGREVVEFMERDLGPEGMARSVLVIATSDQSPLVRMRAAYAATAVSEYFRDKGMDVLLMMDSVTRFAMAAREVGLAVGEPPTTKGYTPSVFAQLPKLLERAGRSAKGTITGIYTVLVDGDDFNEPIADSVRSILDGHIVLTRDLADQGHFPAIDVLRSISRLRSDICDRQDVLAGRVVTRCMSTFRRVEDMINIGAYAKGSNAEIDAAIAKMPDINAFLRQDVGEPQFVEQCMAQMRALADMDDGQQGDPQGNPQGGMPVPQQPNGVAPL
- a CDS encoding FliH/SctL family protein — translated: MASDQLRKKWGTIFMGEREATPQQLDAMQEPLLRERAQHQQQEDYLARVRARAEQRAREILGAAYAERQKVLEEAGAEAQARVEQFTREAKELKAQAQAELAEAEAEHGKARDLREEAEFIRSNAHNEGFQAGMEQAGAELKEFRVDVGQMLGNMLRALEAQRHSLGEAWRDELAELARVAVEAGTGWILQAEHQRILQNLVFGSLQLLEDRATVSIRVHPDDEDTVSDLFRAARERVPELSQWIVNGDPSVEAGGLVAESVSGSVENLREHYREMVNGILEHLTLPPRSEEEKAGEEVSATAARESARLTQVVPEAAPVVEPEPELPVEPVDTMGQPELLPEHLAEHSAETLAADTSPESGPEFAPESAPGMAQDALPEQAAFVGQDGTGLAHDEILPASGPVDVAAAAESFEQGQEPAPVDVAAQPDAAVPSANASPEIMQDSMPEPGVQADEQVAESSPAPMAQPVDGIEGQPAQEQAPQPAHAQAAEINANPSLAELEDELFPLPEEETEHVSQSSSSVFVSGGFLPGSGNGQPG
- the fliG gene encoding flagellar motor switch protein FliG; protein product: MELTGKQRTAVLLLAMGDKFTADVFKRMDRQEIADISRAIVELEPVPRETVEEVLREFHESLVEGVDMITGGSDTLKRLLVKNLDPETAKYVMDSLSLETGPAPFRELESVSPKLLSQILRNEHPQTLALIIGHLHPDQAANLLTNLPAGVRAEVLMRLARLEAVPEEMLMEVDKVLTSQLIAMGGKEGKKVGGVQSVAEILNAVDRATEEEVLSEIEEDSAQMAEDIRNLMFVFEDCKNIDDRGVREMLKEISNEDLTLALRGASDDLKEKFFKNMSERAGNMIREELEFMGPAKLSDVESAQQNVVKIVRRLEGENKLVISRGAGDVFV
- a CDS encoding flagellar M-ring protein FliF, translating into MTESSSTLSQLKALRLAQKESNQRVEELKMRLFHITEQHMDQAVRLIKRWLADKE